Proteins encoded within one genomic window of Cucumis sativus cultivar 9930 chromosome 3, Cucumber_9930_V3, whole genome shotgun sequence:
- the LOC101218838 gene encoding cinnamoyl-CoA reductase 2, protein MPIDTTAVSSDQVVCVTGAGGFIASWLVKLLLEKGYTVRGTVRNPDDQKNAHLTNLQGAKDRLSLFSADLLDFESLQAAITGCHGVFHTASPVTDDPEKVEQAIIGTKNVMTAAAEANVRRVVFTSSIGTVYMNPNRSPDTVVDESCWSDLEFCKNTKNWYCYAKTKAEQAAWEVAKERGIDLVVVNPMLVLGPMLQEGVNASVVHMMKYLTGSAKTYVNAVQGYVDVKDVAKAHVLVYETPSASGRYICVESMLHRGELVDILAHFFPQYPLPTKCSDEVNPRKKPYKYTVEKLMSLGMEFTPIKQCIYETVKSLQEKGHLPLPSQLQR, encoded by the exons ATGCCGATCGACACCACCGCAGTTTCCAGTGATCAAGTTGTTTGCGTCACCGGTGCCGGAGGCTTCATTGCTTCGTGGCTTGTAAAGCTTCTTCTTGAGAAGGGATACACTGTTAGGGGAACTGTTAGAAACCCAGATGACCAAAAGAATGCTCATTTGACAAACTTACAAGGAGCTAAAGACAGGCTTTCTTTGTTTAGTGCTGATCTTCTTGATTTTGAAAGCCTACAAGCAGCCATTACCGGTTGTCATGGCGTTTTCCACACCGCCTCTCCGGTCACCGACGACCCT GAAAAAGTGGAACAAGCGATAATCGGAACAAAGAACGTCATGACCGCCGCTGCTGAAGCAAATGTTCGACGAGTGGTGTTCACGTCGTCGATTGGAACTGTCTACATGAACCCTAACCGAAGCCCGGACACGGTGGTGGACGAGTCTTGTTGGAGTGACCTTGAGTTTTGCAAGAATACAAAG AATTGGTATTGCTATGCAAAGACAAAGGCAGAACAAGCAGCGTGGGAAGTagcaaaagaaagaggaaTTGATCTTGTGGTGGTGAATCCAATGTTGGTATTGGGGCCAATGTTGCAGGAAGGAGTGAATGCAAGTGTTGTTCATATGATGAAATACTTGACAGGATCAGCAAAGACATATGTAAATGCAGTACAAGGTTATGTTGATGTTAAAGATGTTGCTAAAGCTCATGTTTTGGTCTATGAAACTCCCTCAGCCTCAGgaagatatatttgtgttgaGAGTATGCTTCATCGTGGTGAATTGGTTGACATTCTTGCCCATTTCTTCCCTCAGTATCCCCTTCCCACCAA gTGTTCTGATGAGGTAAATCCAAGAAAGAAACCTTACAAATACACAGTTGAGAAGCTGATGTCATTGGGAATGGAATTCACACCAATTAAACAATGTATTTATGAAACTGTGAAGAGCCTACAAGAAAAGGGTCATCTTCCACTTCCTTCCCAACTTCAACGgtga
- the LOC101219546 gene encoding DNA replication licensing factor MCM2 isoform X1, whose product MAPETPDSHSRNPPSTPDSPTTSAGFETDQLPHLSQTSDNYLDEDEAAVDPHILPDEPDPDEEEEGEDLYHDNFLDDYRRMDEHDQYESLGLDDSLEDERDLVQIMKDRQAAEIELENRDAQFTRRKLPELLHDHDSEDDNYRPSKRSRADFRPPAGGRGYDDIDGMQSSPGRSQRENSRDDVPMTDQSVDDQYEDEDDDENENEMYRVQGPLREHVTMDAVRRFIGKKFKKFLETYVNPKSGNGELEYMRLINEMVLANRCSLEIDYKQFIFVHPNIAIWLADAPQPVLEVMEDVAKKVVFDIHPNYKNIHQKIYVRINNLPVYDQIRNIRQIHLNTMIRIGGVVTRRSGVFPQLQQVKYDCNKCGTILGPFFQNSYSEVKVGSCPECQSKGPFTVNVEQTVYRNYQKLTLQESPGIVPAGRLPRYKEVILLNDLIDCARPGEEIEVTGIYTNNFDLSLNTKNGFPVFSTVVEANYITKKQDLFSAYKITQEDKEEIEKLAKDPRIGERIIKSIAPSIYGHEDIKTAIALAMFGGQEKNVEGKHRLRGDINVLLLGDPGTAKSQFLKYVEKTGHRAVYTTGKGASAVGLTAAVHKDPVTREWTLEGGALVLADRGICLIDEFDKMNDQDRVSIHEAMEQQSISISKAGIVTSLQARCSVISAANPIGGRYDSSKTFSQNVELTDPIISRFDILCVVKDVVDSVADEMLATFVVDSHFKSQPKGANLDDKSINESQEDSQDSARPLDPEVLPQDLLRKYITYSKLNVFPRLHDADLDKLTHVYAELRRESSHGQGVPIAVRHIESMIRMSEAHARMHLRQHVTQEDVDMAIRVLLDSFISTQKFGVQKALQKSFRKYMTFKKDYNELLLYLLRELVKNAIHFEEIVRGSTSELTQINVKLEDLQSKAQEHEIYDLKPFFNSSHFSNANFVLDEEHGLIRHNLAR is encoded by the exons ATGGCTCCAGAAACTCCCGACAGCCACTCCAGGAATCCTCCTTCCACGCCTGATTCCCCCACCACCTCCGCTGGTTTCGAAACAGATCAGCTTCCTCATCTCAGCCAAACTTCCGACAACTACCTCGATGAGGACGAAGCCGCCGTCGATCCTCATATCCTTCCCGACGAGCCTGACCCCGATGAAGAGGAGGAAGGAGAGGATCTCTACCACGACAATTTCTTGGA CGATTACCGACGGATGGACGAGCATGACCAGTACGAGTCCTTGGGCCTCGACGATTCGTTAGAGGATGAGAGGGATTTGGTTCAGATTATGAAAGACCGACAAGCTGCCGAGATAGAACTGGAAAATCGCGATGCTCAGTTCACCCGTCGGAAGCTTCCTGAACTCTTACATGATCATG ACTCTGAGGACGACAACTACAGGCCTTCAAAAAGATCAAGAGCTGATTTTCGGCCTCCAGCTGGTGGAAGAGGCTATGATGACATTGATGGTATGCAAAGTTCTCCGGGTAGATCACAGAGGGAAAACTCGCGAGATGATGTGCCCATGACAGATCAATCTGTTGATGACCAATATGAG GACgaagatgatgatgagaatgagaatgagaTGTATCGTGTTCAAGGGCCACTTAGAGAACATGTTACCATGGATGCGGTTCGGCGCTTTATAGgcaaaaaatttaagaaattctTGGAAACATATGTGAATCCAAAGAGTGGAAATGGTGAGCTTGAGTACATGCGATTGATAAATGAGATGGTGTTAG CCAATAGGTGCAGTTTGGAGATTGATTACAAACAGTTCATCTTTGTTCATCCAAATATAGCAATCTGGTTGGCTGATGCACCCCAGCCCGTCTTAGAAGTTATGGAAGATGTTGCAAAGAAGGTTGTCTTTGACATACAtccaaactacaaaaatatcCACCAAAAGATCTACGTCCGGATCAATAATTTACCAGTCTATGATCAGATTCGAAATATAAG GcaaattcatttaaatacCATGATTCGTATTGGGGGTGTAGTGACCCGACGCTCTGGTGTCTTTCCCCAGTTGCAGCAGGTGAAGTATGATTGTAATAAGTGTGGCACAATACTGGGACCTTTTTTTCAGAATTCTTATTCAGAGGTCAAGGTTGGTTCTTGTCCTGAATGCCAATCGAAAGGGCCATTCACTGTAAATGTTGAGCAg ACTGTATATAGGAATTATCAAAAGCTAACCCTCCAAGAAAGCCCAGGAATTGTGCCAGCTGGTCGACTTCCTAGGTACAAGGAAGTGATACTATTGAATGATCTAATTGACTGTGCTCGTCCTGGAGAAGAAATT GAAGTCACAGGCatttatacaaataattttgacTTATCATTGAATACAAAGAACGGTTTTCCTGTATTTTCCACTGTTGTTGAAGCAAATTATATTACCAAGAAGCAAGATCTTTTTTCTGCTTACAAGATTACCCAGGAAGATAAGGAAGAGATTGAGAAGTTGGCTAAAGACCCTAGAATTGGAGAAAGG ATAATCAAGTCCATTGCACCATCAATCTATGGTCACGAGGACATAAAAACAGCAATTGCTCTTGCAATGTTTGGAggtcaagaaaaaaatgtcgaaGGGAAACATCGATTGCGAGGCGATATCAATGTTCTTTTATTAGGTGATCCTGGCACAGCCAAATCACAATTTCTTAA GTATGTTGAGAAAACTGGACATAGAGCAGTGTACACCACAGGGAAAGGAGCTTCAGCTGTAGGACTGACAGCAGCAGTGCATAAGGATCCTGTCACAAGGGAATGGACTCTTGAAGGAGGTGCCCTTGTATTAGCCGACAGAGGAATTTGTCTTATTGATGAATTTGACAAAATGAACGATCAGGACAG GGTGAGTATCCACGAGGCAATGGAGCAGCAGAGCATCAGCATATCAAAAGCTGGAATAGTCACTTCTCTTCAAGCCAGATGTTCGGTCATTTCTGCTGCCAATCCAATCGGAGGAAG GTACGACTCCTCAAAAACATTTTCACAAAATGTTGAGCTGACCGATCCTATCATTTCTCGATTTGACATCCTCTGTGTTGTTAAG GATGTGGTAGACTCTGTAGCAGACGAGATGCTTGCTACGTTTGTGGTTGACAGTCATTTCAAATCACAGCCAAAGGGAGCCAATCTTGATGACAAGTCTATAAACGAATCTCAGGAGGACAGTCAAGACTCAGCAAGGCCACTGGATCCGGAG GTGCTCCCCCAAGATCTGTTGAGGAAGTACATAACTTATTCCAAGTTGAATGTTTTTCCAAGGTTGCATGATGCTGATTTGGATAAGTTAACTCATGTCTATGCAGAATTACGAAGGGAATCTTCT CATGGGCAAGGAGTTCCCATTGCAGTTAGGCACATCGAGTCAATGATACGCATGTCTGAAGCACATGCAAGAATGCACCTTAGACAGCACGTCACACAAGAAGATGTTGATATGGCAATTCGTGTTTTACTTGATTCCTTCATTTCGACCCAGAAATTTGGGGTGCAGAAAGCTCTGCAGAAG AGCTTCAGAAAGTATATGACTTTCAAGAAGGATTACAATGAACTGTTGCTATATCTTCTCCGAGAGCTTGTGAAGAATGCAATTCACTTCGAGGAAATTGTTCGTGGATCCACATCAGAGCTTACCCAAATCAATGTGAAATTGGAAGACCTACAAAGCAAG GCACAAGAGCATGAAATTTATGATCTGAAACCATTCTTCAACAGctctcatttttcaaatgCTAATTTTGTGCTGGATGAAGAGCATGGACTAATCAGGCATAACCTTGCCAGATGA
- the LOC101212055 gene encoding pentatricopeptide repeat-containing protein DOT4, chloroplastic, giving the protein MNLLLSTHTHCLPITQKPNHAYHRHPPFNNLPHVRTMTVENYANLCVAHQVFDDIPIWDTFAWNNLIQTHLTNGDLGHVISTYRQMLFRGVRPDKHTLPRIICATRQYGDLQVGKQLHAQAFKLGFSSNLYVLTSLIELYGILDSADTAKWLHDKSTCRNSVSWTVLAKLYLREDKPSLALDLFYQMVELADDIDAVALATAIGACGALKMLHHGRNIHHLARVHGLEFNILVSNSLLKMYIDCDSIKDARGFFDQMPSKDIISWTELIHMYVKKGGINEAFKLFRQMNMDGELKPDPRTISSILPACGRMAAHKHGKEIHGYVVKNAFDENLIVQNALVDMYVKSGCIQSASKTFSMMKEKDMVSWSIMTLGYSLHGQGKLGVSLFREMEKNFKMRRDEITYTAVLHACTTANMVDEGDSYFSCITKPTVAHIALKVALLARAGRLDEARTFVEKKKLDKHPEILRALLDGCRNHRQQKLGKRIIEQLCDLEPLNAENYILLSNWYACNEKWDMVEKLRETIRDMGLRPKKAYSWIEFCNKIHVFGTGDVSHPRSQNIYWNLQCLMKEMEEDGSKPNPDFSLHDVDEERECVPIGHSELLAISFGLISTEAGRTIRITKNLRVCHSCHESAKFISKMVGREIIVKDPYVFHHFKDGCCSCENFC; this is encoded by the coding sequence ATGAATCTTCTTCTCTCCACCCACACCCACTGTCTCCCCATTACCCAGAAACCCAATCACGCATACCATCGCCACCCACCATTTAATAATCTCCCTCATGTTCGTACTATGACTGTAGAGAATTATGCTAATTTATGCGTAGCCCACCAAGTGTTCGACGATATTCCTATATGGGATACTTTTGCATGGAACAATCTAATTCAAACCCATCTCACCAATGGAGATTTGGGGCATGTAATTTCAACCTATCGACAGATGTTATTTCGTGGAGTTCGTCCTGACAAACACACCCTTCCTCGAATTATATGTGCTACACGCCAGTATGGTGATCTACAGGTTGGCAAACAGCTCCACGCTCAAGCCTTCAAACTTGGGTTCTCCTCTAACCTTTATGTACTTACTTCCTTAATTGAGTTGTATGGGATTCTTGATAGTGCTGACACTGCAAAGTGGCTTCATGACAAGTCCACTTGTAGAAACTCTGTTTCTTGGACCGTTTTAGCTAAGCTGTACTTGAGGGAAGATAAACCCAGTCTTGCCCTAGACTTGTTTTACCAAATGGTGGAGTTGGCGGATGATATTGATGCAGTGGCTTTGGCCACGGCCATTGGTGCCTGTGGTGCTCTCAAAATGCTGCATCATGGGAGAAACATCCACCATCTTGCAAGAGTTCATGGCTTGGAATTTAATATATTGGTCAGTAATTCTCTATTGAAAATGTACATCGACTGTGATAGTATCAAAGATGCTCGGGGGTTCTTCGACCAAATGCCGTCCAAAGACATCATTTCCTGGACAGAACTTATCCATATGTACGTTAAGAAAGGTGGAATCAATGAGGCTTTTAAGCTGTTTCGACAAATGAATATGGATGGAGAATTGAAGCCTGATCCTCGTACAATCAGCAGCATTCTCCCAGCTTGTGGAAGAATGGCTGCACATAAGCATGGAAAAGAGATTCATGGATATGTGGTTAAAAATGCTTTTGACGAGAATCTCATCGTCCAAAATGCTTTGGTCGACATGTATGTCAAATCTGGATGTATACAATCTGCATCAAAAACTTTCTCGATGATGAAGGAGAAAGATATGGTTTCGTGGAGCATCATGACTTTGGGCTACAGCTTACATGGTCAAGGAAAACTGGGAGTCAGTTTGTTCCGTGAGATGGAGAAGAACTTTAAGATGCGTAGAGATGAGATCACTTACACTGCAGTTTTGCATGCTTGTACTACTGCAAACATGGTAGATGAAGGGGATTCTTACTTCAGTTGCATTACCAAGCCAACCGTGGCACACATTGCTCTAAAGGTGGCTCTTTTAGCTCGAGCGGGGAGACTGGATGAAGCTAGGACATttgtagaaaaaaagaaacttgatAAACATCCTGAGATTTTGAGAGCGTTGCTCGATGGATGCCGGAACCACCGTCAACAAAAACTAGGCAAGCGAATCATTGAGCAGCTGTGTGATTTGGAGCCTCTAAATGCTGAGAATTACATTCTACTTTCAAACTGGTATGCATGCAACGAAAAATGGGACATGGTTGAAAAGTTGAGAGAAACAATAAGAGACATGGGATTAAGACCCAAGAAGGCTTACAGTTGGATAGAGTTCTGCAACAAAATTCACGTGTTCGGGACAGGGGATGTATCCCACCCGAGATCACAAAACATATATTGGAATTTACAGTGCTTaatgaaagaaatggaagaagatggTTCTAAGCCGAATCCTGATTTCAGCTTGCACGACGTCGACGAGGAGCGAGAATGTGTTCCAATAGGACACAGTGAACTGTTGGCGATTTCATTCGGGCTGATTAGTACAGAAGCAGGAAGGACAATTCGTATTACAAAGAACCTTCGTGTATGTCATAGTTGTCATGAGTCGGCAAAGTTTATATCCAAGATGGTTGGCCGAGAAATCATAGTAAAAGATCCCTATGTATTCCATCATTTTAAAGATGGTTGCTGCTCTTGTGAaaacttttgttaa
- the LOC101219069 gene encoding cinnamoyl-CoA reductase 2 isoform X2 — MPLAAPVASGQTVCVTGAGGFIASWLVELLLQKGYIVRGTVRNPELDGAEQRLTLYGADLLDFESLKAAVNGCDGVFHTASPVTDDPEKVEQAIFGTKNVIMAAAEAKVRRVVFTSSIGTIYMNPNRSPDTVVDESCWSDLEYCKNTKNWYCYAKTVAEQTAWATAKEKGVDLVVVNPMLVLGPLLQQSINASVAHIMKYLTGSVKTYVNAVQGYVHVKDVAKAHLLVYETPSAFGRYICAETMLHRGELVDILAKFFPEYPIPTKCSDQVNPKKKPYKYSVKKLKDLGMEFIPVKQCIYETVKSLQEKGHLPLPA; from the exons ATGCCCCTCGCTGCCCCTGTAGCTTCCGGTCAAACTGTTTGTGTCACCGGCGCCGGTGGCTTCATTGCCTCTTGGCTTGTCgagcttcttcttcaaaagGGTTACATTGTCAGAGGCACGGTGAGAAATCCAG AGCTGGATGGAGCTGAGCAAAGGTTGACGTTGTACGGTGCTGATCTTCTTGATTTTGAGAGCCTTAAAGCCGCCGTTAATGGTTGCGATGGTGTTTTCCACACGGCGTCTCCGGTGACCGATGACCCA GAAAAGGTGGAGCAGGCAATATTTGGgacaaaaaatgttataatggCGGCGGCCGAGGCCAAGGTCCGGCGAGTGGTGTTCACATCATCCATTGGAACTATATACATGAACCCCAATCGGAGCCCCGACACGGTGGTGGATGAGTCTTGTTGGAGTGATCTCGAGTATTGCAAAAATACTAAG AATTGGTATTGTTATGCAAAAACAGTGGCAGAGCAAACAGCATGGGCAACGGCAAAGGAGAAAGGGGTGGATCTAGTTGTGGTGAATCCCATGTTGGTGCTTGGACCATTATTACAACAGTCAATAAATGCAAGTGTTGCTCATATCATGAAGTACTTGACTGGCTCTGTCAAGACTTATGTCAATGCAGTTCAAG gGTATGTTCATGTCAAGGATGTTGCAAAAGCTCACTTGTTGGTGTATGAGACTCCCTCTGCCTTCGGTAGATACATTTGTGCTGAAACTATGCTTCATCGAGGAGAATTAGTTGACATTTTGGCTAAGTTCTTCCCTGAGTATCCCATTCCTACCAA GTGCTCTGACCAGGTGAACCCTAAGAAGAAACCTTACAAATATAGTGTGAAAAAGCTGAAGGACTTAGGCATGGAGTTCATACCTGTGAAGCAATGCATATATGAAACTGTGAAGAGCCTTCAAGAGAAGGGTCATCTTCCACTTCCTGCTTAA
- the LOC116402536 gene encoding uncharacterized protein LOC116402536, with amino-acid sequence MKNKASILLKKITSVLSAIAKAKSMAINTKFSATKARLLMLSMVKSKKILLDSLSHKIHNILGHDNNHDDDVDDHSKAIILYDATNAHASQYQASGSVAMAAEVEEEDDKYPDLTHSMFNEEDDYDMDDAKLKAAGGSIIDMMRNSKEEGEEFKLEEEIDEAADLFIKRFRKQIRMQKLESFKRLQEMLARGT; translated from the coding sequence atgaagaacaaagcctctattttgttgaagaaaatcaCTTCCGTTTTGAGTGCCATAGCAAAGGCCAAATCCATGGCCATCAACACCAAATTCAGCGCCACCAAAGCTCGTCTTCTCATGCTATCCATGgttaaatccaaaaaaatcCTCCTTGATTCTCTCTCTCACAAGATCCACAACATTCTCGGGCACGACAACAACCATGACGATGACGTCGACGACCATAGCAAGGCCATCATTCTCTACGATGCCACCAATGCACATGCTAGCCAGTATCAGGCGAGTGGAAGCGTGGCGATGGCAGCCGAGGTTGAGGAAGAGGATGACAAGTACCCTGACCTAACACATTCGATGTTCAACGAAGAGGACGACTACGATATGGATGATGCAAAGCTGAAGGCTGCAGGTGGGTCGATTATCGACATGATGAGAAACTCCAAGGAAGAGGGAGAGGAGTTTAAGCTTGAGGAAGAGATTGATGAAGCGGCAGATTTGTTTATAAAGAGGTTCCGGAAGCAGATACGTATGCAAAAGCTTGAATCTTTCAAAAGGCTTCAAGAGATGCTGGCTAGAGGGACTTGA
- the LOC101219069 gene encoding cinnamoyl-CoA reductase 2 isoform X1 translates to MPLAAPVASGQTVCVTGAGGFIASWLVELLLQKGYIVRGTVRNPDDRKNDHLKELDGAEQRLTLYGADLLDFESLKAAVNGCDGVFHTASPVTDDPEKVEQAIFGTKNVIMAAAEAKVRRVVFTSSIGTIYMNPNRSPDTVVDESCWSDLEYCKNTKNWYCYAKTVAEQTAWATAKEKGVDLVVVNPMLVLGPLLQQSINASVAHIMKYLTGSVKTYVNAVQGYVHVKDVAKAHLLVYETPSAFGRYICAETMLHRGELVDILAKFFPEYPIPTKCSDQVNPKKKPYKYSVKKLKDLGMEFIPVKQCIYETVKSLQEKGHLPLPA, encoded by the exons ATGCCCCTCGCTGCCCCTGTAGCTTCCGGTCAAACTGTTTGTGTCACCGGCGCCGGTGGCTTCATTGCCTCTTGGCTTGTCgagcttcttcttcaaaagGGTTACATTGTCAGAGGCACGGTGAGAAATCCAG ATGATCGGAAAAATGATCATTTGAAAGAGCTGGATGGAGCTGAGCAAAGGTTGACGTTGTACGGTGCTGATCTTCTTGATTTTGAGAGCCTTAAAGCCGCCGTTAATGGTTGCGATGGTGTTTTCCACACGGCGTCTCCGGTGACCGATGACCCA GAAAAGGTGGAGCAGGCAATATTTGGgacaaaaaatgttataatggCGGCGGCCGAGGCCAAGGTCCGGCGAGTGGTGTTCACATCATCCATTGGAACTATATACATGAACCCCAATCGGAGCCCCGACACGGTGGTGGATGAGTCTTGTTGGAGTGATCTCGAGTATTGCAAAAATACTAAG AATTGGTATTGTTATGCAAAAACAGTGGCAGAGCAAACAGCATGGGCAACGGCAAAGGAGAAAGGGGTGGATCTAGTTGTGGTGAATCCCATGTTGGTGCTTGGACCATTATTACAACAGTCAATAAATGCAAGTGTTGCTCATATCATGAAGTACTTGACTGGCTCTGTCAAGACTTATGTCAATGCAGTTCAAG gGTATGTTCATGTCAAGGATGTTGCAAAAGCTCACTTGTTGGTGTATGAGACTCCCTCTGCCTTCGGTAGATACATTTGTGCTGAAACTATGCTTCATCGAGGAGAATTAGTTGACATTTTGGCTAAGTTCTTCCCTGAGTATCCCATTCCTACCAA GTGCTCTGACCAGGTGAACCCTAAGAAGAAACCTTACAAATATAGTGTGAAAAAGCTGAAGGACTTAGGCATGGAGTTCATACCTGTGAAGCAATGCATATATGAAACTGTGAAGAGCCTTCAAGAGAAGGGTCATCTTCCACTTCCTGCTTAA
- the LOC101219546 gene encoding DNA replication licensing factor MCM2 isoform X2, which translates to MQSSPGRSQRENSRDDVPMTDQSVDDQYEDEDDDENENEMYRVQGPLREHVTMDAVRRFIGKKFKKFLETYVNPKSGNGELEYMRLINEMVLANRCSLEIDYKQFIFVHPNIAIWLADAPQPVLEVMEDVAKKVVFDIHPNYKNIHQKIYVRINNLPVYDQIRNIRQIHLNTMIRIGGVVTRRSGVFPQLQQVKYDCNKCGTILGPFFQNSYSEVKVGSCPECQSKGPFTVNVEQTVYRNYQKLTLQESPGIVPAGRLPRYKEVILLNDLIDCARPGEEIEVTGIYTNNFDLSLNTKNGFPVFSTVVEANYITKKQDLFSAYKITQEDKEEIEKLAKDPRIGERIIKSIAPSIYGHEDIKTAIALAMFGGQEKNVEGKHRLRGDINVLLLGDPGTAKSQFLKYVEKTGHRAVYTTGKGASAVGLTAAVHKDPVTREWTLEGGALVLADRGICLIDEFDKMNDQDRVSIHEAMEQQSISISKAGIVTSLQARCSVISAANPIGGRYDSSKTFSQNVELTDPIISRFDILCVVKDVVDSVADEMLATFVVDSHFKSQPKGANLDDKSINESQEDSQDSARPLDPEVLPQDLLRKYITYSKLNVFPRLHDADLDKLTHVYAELRRESSHGQGVPIAVRHIESMIRMSEAHARMHLRQHVTQEDVDMAIRVLLDSFISTQKFGVQKALQKSFRKYMTFKKDYNELLLYLLRELVKNAIHFEEIVRGSTSELTQINVKLEDLQSKAQEHEIYDLKPFFNSSHFSNANFVLDEEHGLIRHNLAR; encoded by the exons ATGCAAAGTTCTCCGGGTAGATCACAGAGGGAAAACTCGCGAGATGATGTGCCCATGACAGATCAATCTGTTGATGACCAATATGAG GACgaagatgatgatgagaatgagaatgagaTGTATCGTGTTCAAGGGCCACTTAGAGAACATGTTACCATGGATGCGGTTCGGCGCTTTATAGgcaaaaaatttaagaaattctTGGAAACATATGTGAATCCAAAGAGTGGAAATGGTGAGCTTGAGTACATGCGATTGATAAATGAGATGGTGTTAG CCAATAGGTGCAGTTTGGAGATTGATTACAAACAGTTCATCTTTGTTCATCCAAATATAGCAATCTGGTTGGCTGATGCACCCCAGCCCGTCTTAGAAGTTATGGAAGATGTTGCAAAGAAGGTTGTCTTTGACATACAtccaaactacaaaaatatcCACCAAAAGATCTACGTCCGGATCAATAATTTACCAGTCTATGATCAGATTCGAAATATAAG GcaaattcatttaaatacCATGATTCGTATTGGGGGTGTAGTGACCCGACGCTCTGGTGTCTTTCCCCAGTTGCAGCAGGTGAAGTATGATTGTAATAAGTGTGGCACAATACTGGGACCTTTTTTTCAGAATTCTTATTCAGAGGTCAAGGTTGGTTCTTGTCCTGAATGCCAATCGAAAGGGCCATTCACTGTAAATGTTGAGCAg ACTGTATATAGGAATTATCAAAAGCTAACCCTCCAAGAAAGCCCAGGAATTGTGCCAGCTGGTCGACTTCCTAGGTACAAGGAAGTGATACTATTGAATGATCTAATTGACTGTGCTCGTCCTGGAGAAGAAATT GAAGTCACAGGCatttatacaaataattttgacTTATCATTGAATACAAAGAACGGTTTTCCTGTATTTTCCACTGTTGTTGAAGCAAATTATATTACCAAGAAGCAAGATCTTTTTTCTGCTTACAAGATTACCCAGGAAGATAAGGAAGAGATTGAGAAGTTGGCTAAAGACCCTAGAATTGGAGAAAGG ATAATCAAGTCCATTGCACCATCAATCTATGGTCACGAGGACATAAAAACAGCAATTGCTCTTGCAATGTTTGGAggtcaagaaaaaaatgtcgaaGGGAAACATCGATTGCGAGGCGATATCAATGTTCTTTTATTAGGTGATCCTGGCACAGCCAAATCACAATTTCTTAA GTATGTTGAGAAAACTGGACATAGAGCAGTGTACACCACAGGGAAAGGAGCTTCAGCTGTAGGACTGACAGCAGCAGTGCATAAGGATCCTGTCACAAGGGAATGGACTCTTGAAGGAGGTGCCCTTGTATTAGCCGACAGAGGAATTTGTCTTATTGATGAATTTGACAAAATGAACGATCAGGACAG GGTGAGTATCCACGAGGCAATGGAGCAGCAGAGCATCAGCATATCAAAAGCTGGAATAGTCACTTCTCTTCAAGCCAGATGTTCGGTCATTTCTGCTGCCAATCCAATCGGAGGAAG GTACGACTCCTCAAAAACATTTTCACAAAATGTTGAGCTGACCGATCCTATCATTTCTCGATTTGACATCCTCTGTGTTGTTAAG GATGTGGTAGACTCTGTAGCAGACGAGATGCTTGCTACGTTTGTGGTTGACAGTCATTTCAAATCACAGCCAAAGGGAGCCAATCTTGATGACAAGTCTATAAACGAATCTCAGGAGGACAGTCAAGACTCAGCAAGGCCACTGGATCCGGAG GTGCTCCCCCAAGATCTGTTGAGGAAGTACATAACTTATTCCAAGTTGAATGTTTTTCCAAGGTTGCATGATGCTGATTTGGATAAGTTAACTCATGTCTATGCAGAATTACGAAGGGAATCTTCT CATGGGCAAGGAGTTCCCATTGCAGTTAGGCACATCGAGTCAATGATACGCATGTCTGAAGCACATGCAAGAATGCACCTTAGACAGCACGTCACACAAGAAGATGTTGATATGGCAATTCGTGTTTTACTTGATTCCTTCATTTCGACCCAGAAATTTGGGGTGCAGAAAGCTCTGCAGAAG AGCTTCAGAAAGTATATGACTTTCAAGAAGGATTACAATGAACTGTTGCTATATCTTCTCCGAGAGCTTGTGAAGAATGCAATTCACTTCGAGGAAATTGTTCGTGGATCCACATCAGAGCTTACCCAAATCAATGTGAAATTGGAAGACCTACAAAGCAAG GCACAAGAGCATGAAATTTATGATCTGAAACCATTCTTCAACAGctctcatttttcaaatgCTAATTTTGTGCTGGATGAAGAGCATGGACTAATCAGGCATAACCTTGCCAGATGA